From a single Capsicum annuum cultivar UCD-10X-F1 chromosome 12, UCD10Xv1.1, whole genome shotgun sequence genomic region:
- the LOC107850743 gene encoding 5'-3' exoribonuclease 3 isoform X2: MGVPAFYRWLAEKYPMVIVDVIEEEAAVIEGIKVPVDNSKPNPNNIEYDNLYLDMNGIIHPCFHPEDRPSPTTFDEVFQCMFDYIDRLFSMVRPRKLLYMAIDGVAPRAKMNQQRSRRFRAAKDAADAAAEEEKLREEFEREGRKLPPKQVSQVFDSNVITPGTQFMATLSVSLQYYIHLRINHDPGWKKIKVVLSDANVPGEGEHKIMSYIRQQRNLTGHDPNMRHCLYGLDADLIMLGLATHEVHFSILREVVFTPGQQDKCFLCGQMGHLAANCEGKAKRKAGEFDEKGDAEVVAKKPFQFLNIWTLREYLEYDLRIPNPPFVIDLERIVDDFIFMCFFVGNDFLPHMPTLEIREGAINLLMAVYKKEFRSLGGYLTDASKPNLGRVESFIQAVGSYEDKIFQKRSQMHQRQSERIRREKAQAKRGDDFAPQAEPESLVPVARFHGSRLASGPSPSPYEQGGTSKSCRPDQLGQTTSSLSVFDIKNEQSETSDDKKTASARRNKRKRANLRAKKLLRLSSEATIGAAIVEAENDLEIEVSENKEELKTKLNKLLREKNDSFNSENPEEDKVKLGAPGWRERYYDEKFSAKTPEEMEAVRKDVVMKYVEGLCWVMHYYYEGVCSWQWFYPYHYAPFASDLKDLGQMNITFELGSPFKPFNQLLGVFPAASAHALPEQYRKLMTDPNSPIIDFYPTDFEVDMNGKRFSWQGIAKLPFIEEGRLLAEVAKIEHSLTEEESRRNSVMFDMLFVSLSNPLSPCIFSLVDRYKKLTDKERFKVKEQLDPIASGGMNGYLSLCSGDPCPPIFRSPIEGMEDITQNQVICAIYRLPDKHKHIARPMEGVVFPKKLVTLGDIKPDPVLWHEEHRKKPWENGRSHPRGAMSGRQLGEAAHRLVLNSLQKKEDRGGHDDYRRTHNGQGHSDYMHAQPVSYPAARGPPVPSLQTQRYNVHENVRPSFGHSARDAGRHSRPPGFSNLQQQYDQSFRSQPHKGGAGPVTHGRDYRGHGHHIDRMQQNGGQNYSSHGSHPQHVGQIPVPPTPNFHQQSGFNTSASYEPYGAGSFNQRSGGRASHNQNVKGRNHPHPSGNQFSAFSRGGRRPNSGHCR; encoded by the exons CCTTCTCCAACCACATTCGATGAGGTTTTCCAGTGCATGTTTGACTACATAGACAGGCTTTTCTCAATGGTGCGTCCTCGAAAGCTGCTATATATGGCCATTG ATGGTGTTGCACCAAGGGCAAAAATGAACCAGCAAAGATCTAGACGTTTTAGAGCAGCAAAAGATGCAGCAGATGCG GCAGCCGAGGAGGAAAAGTTGCGTGAGGAATTTGAGAGGGAGGGTAGGAAGCTTCCTCCTAAACAGGTTTCCCAAGTTTTTGATTCAAATGTTATTACTCCCGGAACACAATTCATGGCTACATTGTCGGTCTCTCTTCAATACTATATTCATCTTAGAATAAACCATGATCCAGGATGGAAAAAAATTAAG GTTGTACTTTCTGATGCAAATGTCCCGGGTGAAGGTGAGCATAAAATCATGTCCTATATCCGCCAGCAAAGGAATCTTACTGGTCATGATCCAAATATGCGTCACTGTCTTTATGGTTTG GATGCAGATCTAATTATGTTGGGTTTGGCTACACATGAAGTTCACTTCTCCATACTCAGAGAG GTTGTATTTACTCCAGGCCAGCAGGACAAATGTTTCCTTTGTGGTCAAATGGGTCATTTAGCTGCAAATTGCGAAGGAAAGGCAAAGCGAAAAGCAGGGGAGTTCGATGAGAAAGGAGATGCCGAGGTTGTGGCAAAGAAACCATTCCAG TTCCTCAACATTTGGACTCTGCGGGAGTATCTGGAATATGATTTGAGAATTCCCAATCCTCCCTTTGTGATTGATTTGGAGCGTATTGTCGATGACTTCATATTTATGTGCTTCTTCGTTGGCAATGATTTTCTACCACATATGCCCACACTTGAGATTCGCGAG GGTGCGATAAACTTGCTGATGGCTGTTTATAAGAAGGAGTTTAGGTCTTTGGGAGGGTATCTGACTGATGCAAGCAAG CCAAACCTTGGCAGGGTAGAATCTTTTATTCAGGCGGTAGGATCATATGAAGATAAGATATTCCAAAAGAGATCTCAAATGCATCAG AGACAATCTGAAAGAATTAGGCGTGAAAAGGCGCAGGCAAAAAGAGGAGACGACTTTGCACCTCAAGCTGAACCTGAATCTCTGGTTCCAGTTGCTCGATTCCATGGTTCTCGTCTTGCTTCAGGTCCTTCACCTTCCCCCTATGAACAGGGAGGAACATCAAAATCTTGTAGACCTGATCAGCTTGGGCAGACCACCTCTAGTCTTTCCGTCTTCGACATTAAGAATGAACAGTCTGAAACGTCTGATGATAAAAAGACTGCCAGTGCCcgaagaaacaaaaggaaaagggCTAACCTCCGTGCCAAAAAACTATTACGTTTGAGCTCCGAGGCCACAATAGGAGCTGCTATTGTAGAAGCAGAGAATGACCTTGAAATTGAA GTTTCTGAGAACAAGGAAGAATTGAAAACAAAGCTAAACAAGTTGCTTCGAGAGAAGAACGATAGTTTTAACTCAGAGAATCCTGAAGAAGACAAG GTCAAATTGGGAGCGCCAGGATGGAGAGAACGGTATTATGATGAAAAATTTTCTGCAAAAACACCTGAGGAAATGGAAGCAGTACGAAAAGACGTT GTGATGAAGTATGTAGAAGGGCTTTGCTGGGTTATGCATTATTATTATGAAGGGGTTTGTTCTTGGCAGTG GTTTTATCCCTATCATTATGCACCATTTGCTTCTGATCTTAAGGATCTTGGCCAGATGAATATCACATTTGAACTAGGTTCTCCTTTCAAGCCATTTAATCAGCTGTTGGGGGTTTTCCCTGCTGCCAG TGCTCATGCTCTACCCGAGCAGTATAGGAAATTGATGACAGACCCAAATTCACCCATTATTGATTTTTATCCTACCG ATTTTGAGGTGGACATGAATGGCAAGCGCTTTTCATGGCAG GGTATTGCCAAATTGCCATTTATTGAAGAAGGGAGGCTCCTAGCAGAGGTTGCAAAAATTGAACATTCTTTGACG GAAGAAGAATCACGAAGAAACAGTGTGATGTTTGATATGCTTTTTGTGTCATTATCCAATCCTTTGTCTCCCTGCATTTTCTCTCTTGTTGATCGCTATAAGAAGCTTACAGACAAAGAACGGTTCAAAGTCAAGGAGCAGTTGGACCCGATAGCTAG TGGTGGGATGAATGGCTACCTATCCCTTTGCAGTGGAGATCCTTGTCCTCCGATTTTTAGATCACCTATTGAAGGGATGGAAGATATTACACAAAACCAAGTCAT ATGTGCAATATACAGACTTCCAGATAAGCATAAACATATTGCTCGGCCAATGGAAGGGGTTGTTTTCCCGAAAAAG CTGGTCACATTAGGTGATATAAAACCTGATCCTGTACTGTGGCATGAGGAGCATAGGAAGAAACCTTGGGAAAATGGACG GAGCCACCCCCGTGGTGCAATGTCTGGTCGTCAGCTTGGAGAAGCTGCACATAGACTGGTGCTTAATAGTTTGCAGAAGAAAGAAGATAGGGGTGGACATGATGATTACAGGCGTACACATAATGGTCAAGGACATAGTGATTATATGCACGCCCAACCAGTGTCCTATCCTGCTGCACGTGGTCCTCCTGTCCCTTCTCTTCAAACCCAGAGATACAATGTTCATGAAAACGTACGGCCTAGTTTCGGCCATTCTGCTCGAGATGCTGGACGTCACTCCAGACCTCCAGGTTTCTCGAATCTACAGCAGCAATATGACCAAAGTTTTAGGTCTCAGCCACACAAGGGTGGTGCGGGACCTGTCACCCATGGTAGAGATTATCGTGGTCATGGACATCATATAGATCGAATGCAGCAAAATGGTGGACAGAATTATTCCTCGCATGGTAGTCATCCTCAGCACGTGGGCCAGATACCAGTTCCACCAACTCCTAATTTCCACCAGCAGAGTGGATTTAACACTTCTGCGAGCTATGAACCATACGGGGCTGGCAGCTTTAACCAACGGAGTGGTGGAAGGGCCTCTCATAACCAAAATGTTAAAGGACGTAATCATCCACATCCTTCAGGAAATCAGTTCTCAGCTTTTTCGAGGGGAGGTAGAAGGCCAAATTCAGGGCATTGTCGATAG
- the LOC107850743 gene encoding 5'-3' exoribonuclease 3 isoform X3, with product MNQQRSRRFRAAKDAADAAAEEEKLREEFEREGRKLPPKQVSQVFDSNVITPGTQFMATLSVSLQYYIHLRINHDPGWKKIKVVLSDANVPGEGEHKIMSYIRQQRNLTGHDPNMRHCLYGLDADLIMLGLATHEVHFSILREVVFTPGQQDKCFLCGQMGHLAANCEGKAKRKAGEFDEKGDAEVVAKKPFQFLNIWTLREYLEYDLRIPNPPFVIDLERIVDDFIFMCFFVGNDFLPHMPTLEIREGAINLLMAVYKKEFRSLGGYLTDASKPNLGRVESFIQAVGSYEDKIFQKRSQMHQRQSERIRREKAQAKRGDDFAPQAEPESLVPVARFHGSRLASGPSPSPYEQGGTSKSCRPDQLGQTTSSLSVFDIKNEQSETSDDKKTASARRNKRKRANLRAKKLLRLSSEATIGAAIVEAENDLEIEVSENKEELKTKLNKLLREKNDSFNSENPEEDKVKLGAPGWRERYYDEKFSAKTPEEMEAVRKDVVMKYVEGLCWVMHYYYEGVCSWQWFYPYHYAPFASDLKDLGQMNITFELGSPFKPFNQLLGVFPAASAHALPEQYRKLMTDPNSPIIDFYPTDFEVDMNGKRFSWQGIAKLPFIEEGRLLAEVAKIEHSLTEEESRRNSVMFDMLFVSLSNPLSPCIFSLVDRYKKLTDKERFKVKEQLDPIARSTCSGGMNGYLSLCSGDPCPPIFRSPIEGMEDITQNQVICAIYRLPDKHKHIARPMEGVVFPKKLVTLGDIKPDPVLWHEEHRKKPWENGRSHPRGAMSGRQLGEAAHRLVLNSLQKKEDRGGHDDYRRTHNGQGHSDYMHAQPVSYPAARGPPVPSLQTQRYNVHENVRPSFGHSARDAGRHSRPPGFSNLQQQYDQSFRSQPHKGGAGPVTHGRDYRGHGHHIDRMQQNGGQNYSSHGSHPQHVGQIPVPPTPNFHQQSGFNTSASYEPYGAGSFNQRSGGRASHNQNVKGRNHPHPSGNQFSAFSRGGRRPNSGHCR from the exons ATGAACCAGCAAAGATCTAGACGTTTTAGAGCAGCAAAAGATGCAGCAGATGCG GCAGCCGAGGAGGAAAAGTTGCGTGAGGAATTTGAGAGGGAGGGTAGGAAGCTTCCTCCTAAACAGGTTTCCCAAGTTTTTGATTCAAATGTTATTACTCCCGGAACACAATTCATGGCTACATTGTCGGTCTCTCTTCAATACTATATTCATCTTAGAATAAACCATGATCCAGGATGGAAAAAAATTAAG GTTGTACTTTCTGATGCAAATGTCCCGGGTGAAGGTGAGCATAAAATCATGTCCTATATCCGCCAGCAAAGGAATCTTACTGGTCATGATCCAAATATGCGTCACTGTCTTTATGGTTTG GATGCAGATCTAATTATGTTGGGTTTGGCTACACATGAAGTTCACTTCTCCATACTCAGAGAG GTTGTATTTACTCCAGGCCAGCAGGACAAATGTTTCCTTTGTGGTCAAATGGGTCATTTAGCTGCAAATTGCGAAGGAAAGGCAAAGCGAAAAGCAGGGGAGTTCGATGAGAAAGGAGATGCCGAGGTTGTGGCAAAGAAACCATTCCAG TTCCTCAACATTTGGACTCTGCGGGAGTATCTGGAATATGATTTGAGAATTCCCAATCCTCCCTTTGTGATTGATTTGGAGCGTATTGTCGATGACTTCATATTTATGTGCTTCTTCGTTGGCAATGATTTTCTACCACATATGCCCACACTTGAGATTCGCGAG GGTGCGATAAACTTGCTGATGGCTGTTTATAAGAAGGAGTTTAGGTCTTTGGGAGGGTATCTGACTGATGCAAGCAAG CCAAACCTTGGCAGGGTAGAATCTTTTATTCAGGCGGTAGGATCATATGAAGATAAGATATTCCAAAAGAGATCTCAAATGCATCAG AGACAATCTGAAAGAATTAGGCGTGAAAAGGCGCAGGCAAAAAGAGGAGACGACTTTGCACCTCAAGCTGAACCTGAATCTCTGGTTCCAGTTGCTCGATTCCATGGTTCTCGTCTTGCTTCAGGTCCTTCACCTTCCCCCTATGAACAGGGAGGAACATCAAAATCTTGTAGACCTGATCAGCTTGGGCAGACCACCTCTAGTCTTTCCGTCTTCGACATTAAGAATGAACAGTCTGAAACGTCTGATGATAAAAAGACTGCCAGTGCCcgaagaaacaaaaggaaaagggCTAACCTCCGTGCCAAAAAACTATTACGTTTGAGCTCCGAGGCCACAATAGGAGCTGCTATTGTAGAAGCAGAGAATGACCTTGAAATTGAA GTTTCTGAGAACAAGGAAGAATTGAAAACAAAGCTAAACAAGTTGCTTCGAGAGAAGAACGATAGTTTTAACTCAGAGAATCCTGAAGAAGACAAG GTCAAATTGGGAGCGCCAGGATGGAGAGAACGGTATTATGATGAAAAATTTTCTGCAAAAACACCTGAGGAAATGGAAGCAGTACGAAAAGACGTT GTGATGAAGTATGTAGAAGGGCTTTGCTGGGTTATGCATTATTATTATGAAGGGGTTTGTTCTTGGCAGTG GTTTTATCCCTATCATTATGCACCATTTGCTTCTGATCTTAAGGATCTTGGCCAGATGAATATCACATTTGAACTAGGTTCTCCTTTCAAGCCATTTAATCAGCTGTTGGGGGTTTTCCCTGCTGCCAG TGCTCATGCTCTACCCGAGCAGTATAGGAAATTGATGACAGACCCAAATTCACCCATTATTGATTTTTATCCTACCG ATTTTGAGGTGGACATGAATGGCAAGCGCTTTTCATGGCAG GGTATTGCCAAATTGCCATTTATTGAAGAAGGGAGGCTCCTAGCAGAGGTTGCAAAAATTGAACATTCTTTGACG GAAGAAGAATCACGAAGAAACAGTGTGATGTTTGATATGCTTTTTGTGTCATTATCCAATCCTTTGTCTCCCTGCATTTTCTCTCTTGTTGATCGCTATAAGAAGCTTACAGACAAAGAACGGTTCAAAGTCAAGGAGCAGTTGGACCCGATAGCTAG GTCTACATGCAGTGGTGGGATGAATGGCTACCTATCCCTTTGCAGTGGAGATCCTTGTCCTCCGATTTTTAGATCACCTATTGAAGGGATGGAAGATATTACACAAAACCAAGTCAT ATGTGCAATATACAGACTTCCAGATAAGCATAAACATATTGCTCGGCCAATGGAAGGGGTTGTTTTCCCGAAAAAG CTGGTCACATTAGGTGATATAAAACCTGATCCTGTACTGTGGCATGAGGAGCATAGGAAGAAACCTTGGGAAAATGGACG GAGCCACCCCCGTGGTGCAATGTCTGGTCGTCAGCTTGGAGAAGCTGCACATAGACTGGTGCTTAATAGTTTGCAGAAGAAAGAAGATAGGGGTGGACATGATGATTACAGGCGTACACATAATGGTCAAGGACATAGTGATTATATGCACGCCCAACCAGTGTCCTATCCTGCTGCACGTGGTCCTCCTGTCCCTTCTCTTCAAACCCAGAGATACAATGTTCATGAAAACGTACGGCCTAGTTTCGGCCATTCTGCTCGAGATGCTGGACGTCACTCCAGACCTCCAGGTTTCTCGAATCTACAGCAGCAATATGACCAAAGTTTTAGGTCTCAGCCACACAAGGGTGGTGCGGGACCTGTCACCCATGGTAGAGATTATCGTGGTCATGGACATCATATAGATCGAATGCAGCAAAATGGTGGACAGAATTATTCCTCGCATGGTAGTCATCCTCAGCACGTGGGCCAGATACCAGTTCCACCAACTCCTAATTTCCACCAGCAGAGTGGATTTAACACTTCTGCGAGCTATGAACCATACGGGGCTGGCAGCTTTAACCAACGGAGTGGTGGAAGGGCCTCTCATAACCAAAATGTTAAAGGACGTAATCATCCACATCCTTCAGGAAATCAGTTCTCAGCTTTTTCGAGGGGAGGTAGAAGGCCAAATTCAGGGCATTGTCGATAG
- the LOC107850743 gene encoding 5'-3' exoribonuclease 3 isoform X1: MGVPAFYRWLAEKYPMVIVDVIEEEAAVIEGIKVPVDNSKPNPNNIEYDNLYLDMNGIIHPCFHPEDRPSPTTFDEVFQCMFDYIDRLFSMVRPRKLLYMAIDGVAPRAKMNQQRSRRFRAAKDAADAAAEEEKLREEFEREGRKLPPKQVSQVFDSNVITPGTQFMATLSVSLQYYIHLRINHDPGWKKIKVVLSDANVPGEGEHKIMSYIRQQRNLTGHDPNMRHCLYGLDADLIMLGLATHEVHFSILREVVFTPGQQDKCFLCGQMGHLAANCEGKAKRKAGEFDEKGDAEVVAKKPFQFLNIWTLREYLEYDLRIPNPPFVIDLERIVDDFIFMCFFVGNDFLPHMPTLEIREGAINLLMAVYKKEFRSLGGYLTDASKPNLGRVESFIQAVGSYEDKIFQKRSQMHQRQSERIRREKAQAKRGDDFAPQAEPESLVPVARFHGSRLASGPSPSPYEQGGTSKSCRPDQLGQTTSSLSVFDIKNEQSETSDDKKTASARRNKRKRANLRAKKLLRLSSEATIGAAIVEAENDLEIEVSENKEELKTKLNKLLREKNDSFNSENPEEDKVKLGAPGWRERYYDEKFSAKTPEEMEAVRKDVVMKYVEGLCWVMHYYYEGVCSWQWFYPYHYAPFASDLKDLGQMNITFELGSPFKPFNQLLGVFPAASAHALPEQYRKLMTDPNSPIIDFYPTDFEVDMNGKRFSWQGIAKLPFIEEGRLLAEVAKIEHSLTEEESRRNSVMFDMLFVSLSNPLSPCIFSLVDRYKKLTDKERFKVKEQLDPIARSTCSGGMNGYLSLCSGDPCPPIFRSPIEGMEDITQNQVICAIYRLPDKHKHIARPMEGVVFPKKLVTLGDIKPDPVLWHEEHRKKPWENGRSHPRGAMSGRQLGEAAHRLVLNSLQKKEDRGGHDDYRRTHNGQGHSDYMHAQPVSYPAARGPPVPSLQTQRYNVHENVRPSFGHSARDAGRHSRPPGFSNLQQQYDQSFRSQPHKGGAGPVTHGRDYRGHGHHIDRMQQNGGQNYSSHGSHPQHVGQIPVPPTPNFHQQSGFNTSASYEPYGAGSFNQRSGGRASHNQNVKGRNHPHPSGNQFSAFSRGGRRPNSGHCR; the protein is encoded by the exons CCTTCTCCAACCACATTCGATGAGGTTTTCCAGTGCATGTTTGACTACATAGACAGGCTTTTCTCAATGGTGCGTCCTCGAAAGCTGCTATATATGGCCATTG ATGGTGTTGCACCAAGGGCAAAAATGAACCAGCAAAGATCTAGACGTTTTAGAGCAGCAAAAGATGCAGCAGATGCG GCAGCCGAGGAGGAAAAGTTGCGTGAGGAATTTGAGAGGGAGGGTAGGAAGCTTCCTCCTAAACAGGTTTCCCAAGTTTTTGATTCAAATGTTATTACTCCCGGAACACAATTCATGGCTACATTGTCGGTCTCTCTTCAATACTATATTCATCTTAGAATAAACCATGATCCAGGATGGAAAAAAATTAAG GTTGTACTTTCTGATGCAAATGTCCCGGGTGAAGGTGAGCATAAAATCATGTCCTATATCCGCCAGCAAAGGAATCTTACTGGTCATGATCCAAATATGCGTCACTGTCTTTATGGTTTG GATGCAGATCTAATTATGTTGGGTTTGGCTACACATGAAGTTCACTTCTCCATACTCAGAGAG GTTGTATTTACTCCAGGCCAGCAGGACAAATGTTTCCTTTGTGGTCAAATGGGTCATTTAGCTGCAAATTGCGAAGGAAAGGCAAAGCGAAAAGCAGGGGAGTTCGATGAGAAAGGAGATGCCGAGGTTGTGGCAAAGAAACCATTCCAG TTCCTCAACATTTGGACTCTGCGGGAGTATCTGGAATATGATTTGAGAATTCCCAATCCTCCCTTTGTGATTGATTTGGAGCGTATTGTCGATGACTTCATATTTATGTGCTTCTTCGTTGGCAATGATTTTCTACCACATATGCCCACACTTGAGATTCGCGAG GGTGCGATAAACTTGCTGATGGCTGTTTATAAGAAGGAGTTTAGGTCTTTGGGAGGGTATCTGACTGATGCAAGCAAG CCAAACCTTGGCAGGGTAGAATCTTTTATTCAGGCGGTAGGATCATATGAAGATAAGATATTCCAAAAGAGATCTCAAATGCATCAG AGACAATCTGAAAGAATTAGGCGTGAAAAGGCGCAGGCAAAAAGAGGAGACGACTTTGCACCTCAAGCTGAACCTGAATCTCTGGTTCCAGTTGCTCGATTCCATGGTTCTCGTCTTGCTTCAGGTCCTTCACCTTCCCCCTATGAACAGGGAGGAACATCAAAATCTTGTAGACCTGATCAGCTTGGGCAGACCACCTCTAGTCTTTCCGTCTTCGACATTAAGAATGAACAGTCTGAAACGTCTGATGATAAAAAGACTGCCAGTGCCcgaagaaacaaaaggaaaagggCTAACCTCCGTGCCAAAAAACTATTACGTTTGAGCTCCGAGGCCACAATAGGAGCTGCTATTGTAGAAGCAGAGAATGACCTTGAAATTGAA GTTTCTGAGAACAAGGAAGAATTGAAAACAAAGCTAAACAAGTTGCTTCGAGAGAAGAACGATAGTTTTAACTCAGAGAATCCTGAAGAAGACAAG GTCAAATTGGGAGCGCCAGGATGGAGAGAACGGTATTATGATGAAAAATTTTCTGCAAAAACACCTGAGGAAATGGAAGCAGTACGAAAAGACGTT GTGATGAAGTATGTAGAAGGGCTTTGCTGGGTTATGCATTATTATTATGAAGGGGTTTGTTCTTGGCAGTG GTTTTATCCCTATCATTATGCACCATTTGCTTCTGATCTTAAGGATCTTGGCCAGATGAATATCACATTTGAACTAGGTTCTCCTTTCAAGCCATTTAATCAGCTGTTGGGGGTTTTCCCTGCTGCCAG TGCTCATGCTCTACCCGAGCAGTATAGGAAATTGATGACAGACCCAAATTCACCCATTATTGATTTTTATCCTACCG ATTTTGAGGTGGACATGAATGGCAAGCGCTTTTCATGGCAG GGTATTGCCAAATTGCCATTTATTGAAGAAGGGAGGCTCCTAGCAGAGGTTGCAAAAATTGAACATTCTTTGACG GAAGAAGAATCACGAAGAAACAGTGTGATGTTTGATATGCTTTTTGTGTCATTATCCAATCCTTTGTCTCCCTGCATTTTCTCTCTTGTTGATCGCTATAAGAAGCTTACAGACAAAGAACGGTTCAAAGTCAAGGAGCAGTTGGACCCGATAGCTAG GTCTACATGCAGTGGTGGGATGAATGGCTACCTATCCCTTTGCAGTGGAGATCCTTGTCCTCCGATTTTTAGATCACCTATTGAAGGGATGGAAGATATTACACAAAACCAAGTCAT ATGTGCAATATACAGACTTCCAGATAAGCATAAACATATTGCTCGGCCAATGGAAGGGGTTGTTTTCCCGAAAAAG CTGGTCACATTAGGTGATATAAAACCTGATCCTGTACTGTGGCATGAGGAGCATAGGAAGAAACCTTGGGAAAATGGACG GAGCCACCCCCGTGGTGCAATGTCTGGTCGTCAGCTTGGAGAAGCTGCACATAGACTGGTGCTTAATAGTTTGCAGAAGAAAGAAGATAGGGGTGGACATGATGATTACAGGCGTACACATAATGGTCAAGGACATAGTGATTATATGCACGCCCAACCAGTGTCCTATCCTGCTGCACGTGGTCCTCCTGTCCCTTCTCTTCAAACCCAGAGATACAATGTTCATGAAAACGTACGGCCTAGTTTCGGCCATTCTGCTCGAGATGCTGGACGTCACTCCAGACCTCCAGGTTTCTCGAATCTACAGCAGCAATATGACCAAAGTTTTAGGTCTCAGCCACACAAGGGTGGTGCGGGACCTGTCACCCATGGTAGAGATTATCGTGGTCATGGACATCATATAGATCGAATGCAGCAAAATGGTGGACAGAATTATTCCTCGCATGGTAGTCATCCTCAGCACGTGGGCCAGATACCAGTTCCACCAACTCCTAATTTCCACCAGCAGAGTGGATTTAACACTTCTGCGAGCTATGAACCATACGGGGCTGGCAGCTTTAACCAACGGAGTGGTGGAAGGGCCTCTCATAACCAAAATGTTAAAGGACGTAATCATCCACATCCTTCAGGAAATCAGTTCTCAGCTTTTTCGAGGGGAGGTAGAAGGCCAAATTCAGGGCATTGTCGATAG